The following is a genomic window from Sebastes fasciatus isolate fSebFas1 chromosome 15, fSebFas1.pri, whole genome shotgun sequence.
CAGCCATGGAGCTGCGTGTGGACGGTCCTGGAAAGGGAACACTCTGGCCAGTGTTGACCATCTCACAAGGGCCTCTTACCCTAGCTTGCCTGCCTTTAGTGGATGCCCCTGCTGAGCCACGGCCACCCCTTGCCagccttctctctgtctcccaggGCCTCACACTCTTGGCAGGTCTGCAGACTTTTCTTCTTGGCTCTGGGGGTAAGCCTGATAGCGAGGGGCTGGCCTCTCGCCTGGCGATGCTGCCCTCTATACTCTTGCAGGTTTGTCCACTTGGCACACCCCTGGATGTGCCACTACTGGGGGCACCTGCTACACCCACAGTGCCCACTCCCACTGGGAACCAGAAGCAGCCAGCCTGGAAGACGGGGCTCCACCGCGGTCGAGCTGTGGTGAACATAGCACTGATGGAAACAGTGCGCTCCATGCAGTATGGTAACCAGGGCGGACAGGACCTGTGGGATGTTTATGGCACTGTGACATGCAAAGTAAGATCACAGTGAAGCAAAGCAAGTAATGTTATAACTTTTGTGTCCATTCTTTTCCTTCATTCTACCTTTTTGTCTTTCTGTCAACAGTGTGAAGTGGAAGGGGTGCTCCCAAATGTGACAGTGACCCTCACACTGCCACCAAATGGTTCTCCACTACAGGACATCTTGGTCCATCCTTGTGTCACCTCACTGGATTCTAGTATCCTGACTGCCAGCAGCGTGGATAACTCTGATGGCTCGGCCTTCTCTGGGCCATATAAGttccccttctctcctcctctggagCCATTCAGACTATGCAGCTATACATCTCaggtataaaacaaacatactaACATACTTCTAATCCCACGCATTAGTGTTAATGTCATAAATGATTCCTGCAATTTTTCATTAGGTCCCTGTTCCCCCTATTCTCGGTTCATATCAACTGAGGGAAGAAGAGAACCAGCTGCGTGTGTCAGTAACCCTCAAACTTCACGAGAGTGTGAAGAACAGCTTTGAGTACTGTGAAGCACACCTGCCATTCTTTAACAGGTACGCAGCACAAGAGGATGTAAACGTTTAGACCTCAGCACCTTCCAGTGTTTGTTTCTTGTAGCGCGAAGAGCTTTAATGCCTCTCAGTCTGTGCCATCTTTGAGGGTAAATTGTCATCCTGATATCCAATCAGAAATTAAGTTCTCTTTTTTAACAGTGTAGGATTAGTGTTTACAAGATTAAGAAATCTGTTTTGTGTCAAACTAAATTCATGAAGTTCTATGAGACATCATTCTGTTATAGCACCTGAGAATAATAACTTATAGATATAGAAGTTGGATAATCAACAAATCTAATTAAAAGTacgtaaaaaaatatttttattaactaCTAATAGACAAATTTCCTAGCTATTACTGAAGTAAAATTAATTCCAACTGGCAATCAAATAAAAGCGTCAATGAgatcatttgtttttaaaaa
Proteins encoded in this region:
- the ap5m1 gene encoding AP-5 complex subunit mu-1, with the translated sequence MSVRALWIISQVKGENVSIRFTRRFATVEHRAKSLAGSSYTAVPEDNAVLHLLLTELGLSDSDKSYVALRDDCLHRQRSPAMELRVDGPGKGTLWPVLTISQGPLTLACLPLVDAPAEPRPPLASLLSVSQGLTLLAGLQTFLLGSGGKPDSEGLASRLAMLPSILLQVCPLGTPLDVPLLGAPATPTVPTPTGNQKQPAWKTGLHRGRAVVNIALMETVRSMQYGNQGGQDLWDVYGTVTCKCEVEGVLPNVTVTLTLPPNGSPLQDILVHPCVTSLDSSILTASSVDNSDGSAFSGPYKFPFSPPLEPFRLCSYTSQVPVPPILGSYQLREEENQLRVSVTLKLHESVKNSFEYCEAHLPFFNRDQMGVVDVKVSSGQLDVSKEKNLLVWGLGQKFPKSREVTMEGKIIFSGPTPGPTDPLCTELTAYIKLYFKVPDMTLSGCCVDQHSVQVYSSAKQRIITSRELQSKEYFIWNSTGMAPVSSGQMML